A part of Pectobacterium cacticida genomic DNA contains:
- the rpoS gene encoding RNA polymerase sigma factor RpoS, with translation MSQSTLKVNELHEDSDFDENGLDVFDDKALADEDTNDNDLAEDELLSQGVPQRVMDATQLYLGEIGYSPLLTAEEEVYFARRALRGDIPSRRRMIESNLRLVVKIARRYNNRGLALLDLIEEGNLGLIRAVEKFDPEKGFRFSTYATWWIRQTIERAIMNQTRTIRLPIHIVKELNVYLRTARELSHKLDHEPSAEEIAEQLDRPVDDVNRMLRLNERITSVDTPLGGDSEKALLDILADEKDNGPEDTTQNNDMKQNIVKWLFELNAKQREVLARRFGLLGYEAATLEDVGREIGLTRERVRQIQVEGLRRLREILQVQGLSIEELFRE, from the coding sequence ATGAGCCAAAGTACGCTGAAAGTTAACGAGTTACATGAAGATTCCGATTTCGACGAAAATGGGCTTGATGTTTTCGATGATAAAGCGCTGGCAGATGAGGATACCAATGATAATGACTTGGCGGAAGACGAGCTATTATCGCAAGGTGTTCCACAGCGCGTTATGGATGCGACGCAACTTTATTTAGGAGAAATTGGCTATTCGCCGCTTTTAACCGCAGAAGAAGAAGTTTATTTTGCCCGGCGCGCGTTACGTGGTGATATTCCATCGCGCCGTCGGATGATCGAAAGTAATCTTCGATTGGTAGTAAAAATTGCCCGCCGTTACAACAATCGTGGTCTGGCATTGCTAGATCTGATTGAAGAAGGAAATTTGGGGTTGATTCGTGCGGTTGAAAAATTCGATCCTGAAAAAGGGTTTCGTTTTTCAACCTATGCAACCTGGTGGATTCGACAGACGATTGAGCGAGCCATCATGAATCAAACCCGTACCATTCGTTTACCCATCCATATTGTTAAAGAACTCAACGTCTATTTGCGCACTGCCCGCGAATTGTCTCATAAACTGGATCATGAGCCGAGCGCGGAAGAAATCGCCGAACAACTCGATAGGCCTGTTGATGACGTTAACCGTATGTTGCGCCTGAATGAACGTATAACCTCCGTGGATACTCCGCTGGGTGGTGATTCGGAGAAAGCGTTGCTGGATATTTTGGCAGACGAAAAAGACAATGGGCCAGAAGACACCACTCAGAATAACGATATGAAACAGAATATCGTTAAATGGTTGTTTGAGCTTAATGCTAAACAGCGGGAGGTGCTGGCGCGTCGTTTTGGACTGCTAGGGTATGAAGCGGCTACGTTGGAGGATGTGGGGCGCGAAATTGGTTTAACGCGTGAACGTGTTCGTCAGATTCAGGTTGAAGGCTTACGCCGTCTGCGGGAAATCTTGCAGGTACAGGGGCTGAGCATTGAAGAGCTGTTCCGCGAATAA
- the proS gene encoding proline--tRNA ligase — protein sequence MRTSQYMLSTLKETPADAEVISHQLMLRAGMIRKLASGLYTWLPTGLRVLRKVETIVREEMNNAGAIEISMPVVQPADLWVESGRWEQYGPELLRFVDRGERPFVLGPTHEEVITDLIRNEISSYKQLPLNFFQIQTKFRDEVRPRFGVMRSREFLMKDAYSFHTSQESLQITYDAMYAAYSKIFSRMDLDFRAVQADTGSIGGNASHEFQVLAASGEDDIVFSTESDYAANIELAEAVAPQLGRAEATEELRLVDTPNAKTIAELVEQFALPIEKTVKTLLVKATEESGYKLVALLVRGDHELNEIKAEKIAQVASPLTFATEEEIRATIGAGPGSLGPVNLTIPVVVDRTVAAMSDFSAGANIDGKHYFGINWERDVPLPEVADIRNVVEGDISPDGKGTLQIKRGIEVGHIFQLGSKYSEALKATVQGEDGRNQTLTMGCYGIGVTRVVAAAIEQNHDERGIIWPDAIAPFQVAILPMNMHKSFRVKEVAEDIYQQLRAKGIDVLLDDRKERPGVMFADMELIGVPHTIVIGDRNLDSEEIEYKHRRIGEKRMIKTGEIVDFLLANIVR from the coding sequence ATGCGTACCAGCCAATACATGCTCTCCACTCTCAAGGAGACACCAGCCGATGCCGAAGTCATCAGCCATCAGTTGATGCTCCGGGCAGGAATGATTCGTAAACTGGCCTCGGGCCTTTACACCTGGTTACCGACCGGTTTACGTGTTTTGCGAAAAGTTGAAACCATCGTGCGCGAAGAAATGAACAACGCTGGCGCAATTGAAATTTCGATGCCGGTCGTTCAGCCCGCTGATTTATGGGTAGAAAGTGGTCGTTGGGAACAATATGGCCCCGAATTACTGCGTTTTGTCGATCGTGGTGAACGCCCATTTGTGCTTGGCCCAACGCACGAAGAGGTCATTACCGACTTGATCCGTAATGAGATTAGCTCTTATAAGCAATTGCCGCTGAATTTCTTCCAGATTCAAACTAAATTCCGTGATGAGGTACGCCCACGTTTTGGCGTAATGCGCTCACGCGAGTTCCTGATGAAAGACGCCTACTCGTTCCATACTTCTCAGGAATCTTTACAGATCACCTACGACGCGATGTACGCTGCTTATAGCAAAATCTTCAGCCGTATGGATCTGGATTTCAGGGCCGTTCAAGCGGACACTGGCTCTATCGGAGGGAATGCATCTCACGAGTTCCAGGTACTGGCGGCCAGTGGCGAAGACGATATCGTTTTTTCAACGGAATCCGACTACGCCGCGAATATAGAGTTGGCAGAAGCCGTTGCGCCTCAATTAGGCCGCGCGGAAGCGACGGAAGAACTGCGCCTGGTGGATACACCGAATGCGAAAACCATTGCCGAATTAGTTGAGCAGTTTGCACTGCCGATAGAAAAAACGGTAAAAACGCTTTTGGTCAAAGCAACGGAAGAAAGCGGCTACAAGCTGGTTGCACTATTGGTTCGCGGCGACCATGAATTAAACGAAATCAAAGCAGAAAAAATTGCGCAGGTAGCCAGCCCGCTCACTTTCGCAACTGAAGAAGAAATTCGCGCCACTATCGGTGCCGGCCCTGGCTCACTCGGCCCAGTCAACCTCACCATCCCTGTCGTCGTCGATCGTACCGTTGCCGCGATGAGCGATTTTAGCGCGGGCGCGAACATTGATGGCAAACACTATTTTGGCATTAACTGGGAGCGCGATGTTCCCCTACCCGAGGTTGCCGATATCCGTAATGTCGTTGAAGGTGACATCAGTCCTGATGGCAAAGGTACACTGCAAATCAAACGCGGTATTGAAGTGGGCCATATTTTTCAATTGGGTAGTAAATATTCCGAAGCATTAAAAGCAACCGTACAGGGTGAGGATGGCCGCAACCAGACGCTAACGATGGGTTGTTACGGTATTGGGGTAACGCGCGTTGTCGCGGCGGCAATTGAGCAAAACCATGACGAACGCGGCATTATCTGGCCAGACGCGATTGCACCTTTTCAGGTTGCTATTTTGCCCATGAATATGCACAAATCTTTCCGCGTGAAGGAAGTCGCTGAGGATATTTACCAGCAACTGCGTGCCAAGGGCATCGACGTTCTACTAGATGACCGTAAAGAGCGCCCGGGCGTAATGTTCGCTGATATGGAATTAATTGGCGTACCTCATACCATCGTTATTGGCGATCGTAATCTGGACAGTGAAGAAATTGAGTATAAACATCGTAGGATTGGTGAAAAACGCATGATTAAAACCGGTGAAATCGTCGATTTCCTACTGGCAAATATTGTACGCTAA